The following coding sequences lie in one Bacillota bacterium genomic window:
- a CDS encoding type II toxin-antitoxin system HicB family antitoxin, with translation MSSKNRYSFIAVFNYAEDGISISFPDLPDCLPCASTEDEAFKTAQEALGLHLWGMEQDGEGIPAPRPLKNIEVRNNEVAVMVEVFMPPVRERVNNRFVKKTLSLPAWLAAQAEKDNVNYSKLLQSALINYLGVDSPNSQNYKQG, from the coding sequence ATGTCAAGTAAAAACAGATATTCATTTATTGCTGTGTTCAATTATGCAGAGGATGGAATTTCAATCTCATTTCCTGACCTTCCCGACTGCTTACCCTGCGCATCTACAGAGGATGAGGCTTTTAAAACCGCCCAAGAAGCGTTAGGTCTCCACTTGTGGGGCATGGAACAAGATGGGGAGGGGATACCCGCACCTAGACCGTTAAAAAATATTGAGGTTCGCAACAATGAAGTGGCGGTTATGGTGGAGGTATTTATGCCGCCGGTTCGGGAGCGGGTAAATAACCGTTTTGTCAAAAAAACACTTTCCCTTCCCGCGTGGCTGGCTGCACAGGCTGAAAAAGATAATGTGAATTACTCAAAACTTTTGCAATCTGCTTTAATAAATTATTTGGGAGTAGATTCTCCAAACAGTCAGAACTATAAACAGGGCTAA
- a CDS encoding serine/threonine-protein kinase: MPQPEIGTVIGERYKIIGTLGHGGFAGTYLAEDLQGNKKVALKLPEVSQLGDPAVYERFKRELSIGKLLQHPDLTVAIDSSEGTPPYLVFNYLEGDTLAKVLDEGKLFPINVTTDMVANLLDALDYCHKKGVCHRDIKPENLMVGNDGHLKIIDFGIAMMSNSPRVTWRGFSGLIGTPEYMSPEQIKGERGNEKSDIYAVGCLLYHMIAGFPPYSGDNPMTVMYQHLTSTPKPLNQIKHDTHPAIWACICHAMRRRKDERYSTAHDMAEDLRHLDEVDLKYSQLPDPPMVAVSQSKHFNKFLWLIIAAAAVAAAALGILLYIFNR; the protein is encoded by the coding sequence ATGCCCCAGCCTGAAATCGGAACGGTCATAGGTGAAAGGTATAAAATTATCGGTACTCTGGGTCATGGCGGATTTGCCGGAACCTATCTCGCGGAGGACTTACAGGGAAACAAAAAAGTGGCACTGAAACTTCCCGAAGTCAGCCAATTGGGAGATCCTGCTGTTTATGAACGTTTTAAACGTGAACTTTCCATTGGAAAACTCTTACAGCATCCGGATCTCACTGTTGCAATCGATTCTTCTGAGGGCACTCCCCCCTATCTTGTATTTAACTATCTGGAAGGCGATACTCTTGCTAAGGTGTTAGACGAAGGGAAGCTATTTCCTATTAATGTAACCACAGATATGGTTGCAAATCTGTTGGATGCCTTAGATTACTGTCATAAAAAGGGTGTTTGCCACCGAGACATTAAACCGGAAAATCTGATGGTTGGAAACGACGGCCATTTAAAGATTATCGATTTCGGGATTGCCATGATGAGTAATTCCCCTAGGGTTACATGGAGGGGCTTTTCCGGGCTAATCGGCACACCAGAATATATGTCTCCTGAGCAAATTAAGGGTGAGCGGGGAAACGAAAAAAGCGATATCTATGCTGTAGGATGCCTTCTTTACCATATGATTGCCGGATTTCCGCCTTATAGCGGAGACAACCCAATGACAGTCATGTATCAGCACCTCACTTCAACACCAAAACCGCTGAATCAAATTAAGCACGATACTCATCCAGCAATTTGGGCATGTATCTGCCATGCGATGAGAAGAAGAAAAGACGAGCGCTACAGCACCGCCCATGACATGGCAGAGGATTTACGTCACTTGGATGAGGTGGATTTGAAATATTCTCAATTACCTGATCCGCCAATGGTCGCTGTATCACAAAGCAAGCACTTTAATAAGTTTCTCTGGTTGATTATCGCTGCCGCCGCAGTTGCAGCTGCAGCCTTGGGAATTCTGCTGTATATATTCAACAGATAA
- a CDS encoding P-II family nitrogen regulator gives MVKVECIIRPDKIAGVKDAISNFGVHGMTVTEVIGCGFQMGHTEELNWNTELNINLLPKTKIEMVVPDEIVEQVISAIIKAAKTGEIGDGKIFTSPITDAIRIRTEERGDKAI, from the coding sequence ATGGTTAAAGTAGAATGCATAATACGCCCAGATAAAATCGCAGGTGTAAAAGACGCAATATCGAACTTTGGCGTGCACGGCATGACGGTTACGGAAGTAATCGGGTGCGGCTTCCAAATGGGTCATACGGAAGAATTGAATTGGAATACAGAATTGAACATTAATCTGCTGCCCAAAACTAAAATCGAAATGGTTGTGCCTGACGAAATCGTTGAACAAGTTATTTCGGCCATTATAAAGGCGGCAAAAACCGGAGAAATCGGCGACGGTAAAATCTTTACTTCGCCTATAACCGACGCTATTCGTATTCGCACTGAAGAACGGGGCGATAAGGCCATTTAA
- a CDS encoding protein phosphatase 2C domain-containing protein, with protein sequence MINTMKTKLNIDLNVQCCTDKGMVRENNEDYCGYFVPEDKRVKEKLGSLFAIADGVGSSRAGEVASSEAVNVLLQEYYFGDYTEKNIERFKSAYQFTALHIYDLAEANGSCNKMMCTLTSLLIKDNKFYISHVGDSKAFLLRDGNFIQLTKDHSVVGKLLRMGFITKEQARTHPNKHVILRSLGERPILPADFYSGNVQEGDVFFLCTDGIFEHFTDEEIQNFLVEKRHVSESIDKLIEIANERGGEDNMTVMSIDIK encoded by the coding sequence ATGATCAATACAATGAAAACAAAACTAAATATTGATTTAAATGTGCAGTGCTGCACGGACAAAGGTATGGTACGCGAGAATAATGAAGATTATTGCGGCTATTTCGTACCTGAAGATAAAAGAGTAAAAGAAAAACTGGGAAGCCTTTTTGCCATTGCAGATGGTGTCGGCAGTTCGCGGGCCGGTGAAGTTGCAAGTTCGGAAGCGGTTAATGTTCTTTTGCAGGAATATTATTTCGGAGATTATACCGAAAAAAATATTGAAAGGTTTAAATCGGCCTACCAATTCACTGCACTGCATATTTATGATTTGGCTGAAGCCAACGGCAGCTGCAATAAAATGATGTGCACACTCACCTCGCTTTTGATCAAGGATAACAAGTTCTATATTTCACATGTCGGAGATTCGAAAGCATTTTTACTCAGAGACGGCAATTTTATTCAGCTAACCAAAGATCATAGCGTCGTCGGTAAGCTTTTGAGAATGGGTTTTATTACAAAGGAACAGGCCAGAACACATCCGAATAAGCATGTTATACTCCGCTCACTGGGTGAAAGGCCAATATTGCCTGCTGACTTTTATTCCGGAAATGTTCAGGAGGGTGACGTTTTCTTTTTATGCACGGATGGAATTTTTGAACATTTCACTGACGAAGAAATACAAAATTTTCTAGTAGAAAAAAGGCATGTGAGCGAAAGCATAGACAAATTAATAGAGATTGCAAATGAACGCGGCGGCGAAGATAACATGACCGTTATGTCGATAGATATTAAATAA